The following is a genomic window from Geobacillus subterraneus.
TTCCTTCTTTGCGCAAGCGCTCAGCCAGATTCTCACTGCACGCAAGCCTTCCGTCCTGACGCAGCTCGATGTTGGCGATGTGTTCTTTCTGTTGAACCAATACTTCAGCCAATCGCGACACATCGAGCACATAATCGCTGACATCCCGAATTTCCTCTTCCGCTTTTTCGGTGTGAAGAGAAATATACTTATCCAACTCTCCGATATGGAAGTACGGCTCTTGATAGACGACGCGAAGAAGCAACCGCGGAACATGTCCAACTTTCGAACGCGAAATTAAGTTTTTCGTACCTTCCCACATCGCTTCCATCAGCAACTCCACATCTTCTTCCGTTAATCCCGTGAAGCGCGCCGCCGCCTCATTGATCATCCCGTAAAAAGCAATGAGGGAATAAGGCAACACATATTCCTCACGGAACGTCTTTTGTGTCATTTGCCCACCTGAGGCAAACGCTCCGGTTCCTTTGATATACTCCATCTTCACCCGATGCAGCGATTGCCCCATTTTAAATTGGACCGGCCCTGTATGGGTAATTGAGCTTTTTTCCTTTTGATTTTTTTCGATCGGCAATGTCACGCCAAACAACCGCACATCAATGCATTGACGCAGCACTTCATCGTTGATGATTTTTTTCATTTCGCGTAAGGTCAGTTTCGATTTATCTAGTTTCTCGCCGTCTTTCACTAAAAAGTCTTCCGCCCGGGCCTTCGCATCTTGAATATACTCATCGTCTTGCGCAATTTCGCGGACAAAAATTTCTTGTTGACGATAGTCATATAAATAATCCCGAATCGTCCGTTTCAGCCGAACATCGGTGACAATATTCTTCCCCGTTTCCTCATCGATGCGCGGCTTGTTCCCGTCAACCGGATCGCCATTCGGGTTTGCCCATTGCACATCATACAAAAAGAGCAGCTCGGAACGGTGCTTGACCATATTATTTCTCCTCCTTGTTCGCTACGATTTCTTTGACCTTCCACGATAAGTTCATCCCGCAGGCGAAATAAAAATTCAATTCATCGACAGATAATTTCCATCTTGGGGAAGAGGATAGGAATAAATGGGAAATTTCTTCCGCCAACTGTCGATGGCTCGCATAGTAAGACTCGTATTCTTCGAGTTTTCCGATGACCTTCGGAAGCAGCCCTTTGATCGCCTTCTGGTCCATCTTCAACCCCATTAATTGCTTCACAAATGGCTTGCTTCCCCGTTTTTGTTGCTGGATGTCAAGCAACATTTGCGTCAATGCCCCCAACAGGAAAACAGCTTGTTTTTCCGGAGACTCCAGCTGTCCCCCGTACGCATCAAACAACTGCGCAAATTTCCCTTGCACCGCCTTCTCTCCTTTCCTGACCAGCACGCCCGCCTGCTCTAAAAAAAGCACAACCGCAAGCGCTTGACGTGTTTTGTTGACAAACGACCAATCGCCAGCCTCATAATCATAAAAATCAGCCCGAAGCTGCTCCATAAAAAAGGGAGCGAAAAACGAGATCGAAAGGGGCTTCTTTTGGAATACATACTCCACCACTTGCAAAAAGTACTTATCATAGACACCCGGCCGAAAAAAGGTGCGAAGAAAGCCAAAGTGAAAAGGATGGTCCCCTTCTCTATACAGAAGAGACTCCGTCGCTTTCTTCGCTTGAAACAATTCACTAATTCGCGACGGCAACACATCTTCAATCAATAACAAAATCCGCTCGGCACTTTGAATCTTCTGCAAGAACAACAGCTGAAGCGACAGGGAATTATCATAGTCTTGCATGAGCCCAAGCAAGTCTTCCTCCGTCGTCATAAAGGAATCTGCCTGCTCTTGATGAACGCGAATGTCTTTCTTTCCGTCTGTCAAATATTGAAGCAATTCATCCAATACATCCTTGCCAGCCGGAATGAGCAATGTCGGAATGACGAAATAAGAAAAACCGTAAAAGCGATAGTGCAAATGGGACTCCACAAACTTTCTTCCTTCTTCAATATGAGCTTTGCAAGATAAACAGACGGGGTAATTTCGCCACGCTTTGGCCTCGTCAAACCCTCCTGTAATAAATCCGGGCTTGTCCAACGTATAAAACCGAAACACGGATAATTTTCCGATGACCGTATCTTTGCGCTCCCCACAAATAGCGCATACTTGATCCCGAGCCGACAACTCCATATCTTTCTCGTGAACTAGATGCAAGAAAGCATCGCGAAACGGCTCACAGTCATATAAATAGGAGCCGTTAATTTTTAGAGAAATAAGGGAACGATCGGTTGAGAGAGAGAGTTTTTCCCTCAACTCCTGCAAGATCGCTTCCTTTTTTTGCACAAGCAATTGCTCAATCGCCCGAAGAACGGGATGATCCATTTTGCGGGTAACCGTTCGAAACCAGCCAATGACTTTTTGTTCATATGTATTTTCAATCGTTGTAATTTTCGCCGTCGGCGAATAGTTGGCTCCGCGAGACGAACCGGAACGAAACAAATATTTTTTGTAATCGCTTCCACATCCCTCAATCTCGCAACCTTCCCAGACAACATTCCCTTCTTCGTCCGCACGCACTGCAACAAGCACACAAGCAGGATAGCCGGGGTTCTCCACCAACTGATCCACCACTGACCCCTCTCCTTGCTTTTCAAGCACTATCTTCCCAATTTGGGCGATCGCTTCGATCAATCTATCACCCCTCCGCATCATGAGAACTAATTCCATTATACCATATTTCAGGAAATATGGTATAAAAATTTATAATATTTAGTGATTATAAATCATCGTTCAAACCACAGACGAAAAAATTGGCACATAGCCCACATAATCGTTATGCATCAAAACTCCGTAACGCTTGCCCAACTCCAAGAGGGGCCCACATAACTCCTGAAAAAATCTGTTTCACGCAAAACATCGATTAAGGAAAAAAAGGCCATGGACAACCTTTTTCCCTCCCCTATAAAAATCACGTGGTACGATTCTCACGGAACAAGCGGCTGAAGTCAAACTTCATGAAAAAAAGGCGGTGGATAACCGCCTTCTTCTTTCCCTCTTACTCATTCAACAGGAAACACCAGGATGAGATCGACCCCCTTTCCCTCTTACTCGCTCAGCAAGCTTCGAACCTCTTCTTCAGAAAGATCAACCAACCGGGCAATCTCGGCGGCCGTCATCCCTTTTTGCGCCATCGTCTCAATGAGCCGCTTCATTCCTTGCTTCATCCCTTGCTCAAGGCCGCGTTTTACCCCTTCTTCCAGCCCCTCTTTCTTCCCTTTTTGCTCGTAGGAGATGATCAGCTCCAACACTTTCTCTCGTTCTTTCGTTTCCATCGCCTTCACCTCGCTTTGCAGCTGTTGTTCCTCTTCCTCCGTCAGCTTCACGTACGTCTCAAAAAACCCAAGCAGCAGCCGCTGCCTTGCCTCATCGAGCTCCAACCGCACCAGCATGCGCAAAAACTCTTTTTTCAGCTCCACCTTCTCTCTTTCAGTATACCCCATTTGACTGAGCAGCGCAGCCGCGACCGGGTTGTCGTGCCGGATGTACTCCCGCCACTGCTTCTTCCGCAACGCCACCGGAAAAAAGCGAAACTGCAGCACTTCCCCAAACGGAAATTCCATCGAAAACACAGACGGTTCCTCGCGGAGAGAATCATAGTGGAAGACGGCGATCGGGACGATGCGGGTCCGGTAGGTTTCATACAAGCGGCTGAAATAGAGGAACATGCGCTCGGCAAACGTCGGCTGGACATACCCTTGCGTTTCCACGTGCACGATGATCAGCCCGTCTTCGCCTTTCAGCTTCGTCTCGACCAGCAGATCAACGCGGTACTTTTCGCCAGCCGTCACATCAGTAAACAGCTCTTCGGATAAAAAGGACAGATGGTGGAAATCGATATGCTCGTGCATGTCGGGGAAAAAGAGGAGCAGAAACTCTTCGAAAAACGTGCGGATCAGCTCTTTGAACAGCCGATCATGGTCAATCGCCATTCAATCACCTCACCTTGATGGTCTCTCTTTTTCTATTCGCCGTCCCCAAGGCGGCATCCTGCTCACAGTGAGAAATTCGTCATAGGTACGATAAAAACGGCAGAAGGAACTCCAATTGTCACGACCGGGATGACGTTTCAATCCCTTTATAGGTACGATAAAAACTTCACATTTTAAGACCGTACATATCCACAAAAAACTGGTACACTTTAGGTTCGCCTAGTTGTAGGATTTCGACCACCGCTTTTTTGACTTCTTCTTTCACCTGTGATGTCCAGACAGACGTTTGAAAGTACCATCGACTGATGATTTCATCCAATTTGTCCATGTTGTCCATGTTTTGAATGTAGCCGATCAAGTCATAGATCGTGATCATGGTTTCTTCACCCCCAGTTCATTCATTGCAACTATATACATGCTCATTGAAAAGTTAACCTTCGTATAAGTGGTTCCCACTCCGGTTATACTGCTCCTAAGGAAAAGTATGGAAAAGGAGCGGAATTCTGCATGAAACGTCTCAAAATCACCAACGATCATGGATGGACACCTCGGACACTTCGCAAACAGGAACGGAAAATCAAAAACACCCTTCTTCGCCAACGGGTGATGGCGGTTCGCCTGGTCATGGAAGGCTATTTGGGCAAAGAGGTGGCCTCCATGGTCAACGTGTGCCGACAAACTGTTTCCCATTATGTGTCGCTGTTCAACGAAGGCGGCCTTGAACTCCTGCTTCATCGGGATTTCGCCCCCGGGCGGGAGCCGTTTCTCACGGAAGAACAGCAAGAAAAGATCAAACAGCTTGTATTGACCACCACTCCCGCGGAACTGGGCTGGGACGTCGCTTCGGCGTGGAACACCAAACTCCTGCAATCCTATGTCGCAAAGCAATTCGGTGTTTCCATTTCCCGCGAAGCGTTGCGAAAACTCCTGCACCGCAAAGGGCTGTCGTGGACACGACCGACGTACACACTGGCGAAAGGAAATCCGGATGAGCAAAAGCAATTTGAAAAACAAATGGATCTGATAAAAAAAAAACTTGATCACCAAGGAGACAGAAGATGCTGTTCTTCTGTACATCGATGAAACCCATATCCGCTCTTACCATGTCTTGCGGTCCACATGGTCGGAAGTCGGCCGCCAAAAACAAGTGCCGACGTTCGGCCATCATGCCCACGTATCGCTGTTTGGCGCGGTCAACATCCACGATGGCGAAACGGTGCTTCATCAAACGACCGCTGCCAATGCCGCGACGTTCTTGGATTTCTTGAGAATGCTCAAACAGCGCTATTTAGACCGTCTCATGGTTTTGGTGTTGGATAACGCCCGCATTCACCATGCCAAAATGGTCAAGGAGTTTTTGCGGGAAGAAGGACAGTGTTTTCACTTTATTTACCTTCCTCCGTATTCTCCGCAACTGAACCCGATCGAACGCTTGTGGAAATGGCTGAAAGACACCGTGATCGCCAATGTGTTTCACAAAAATCGAAACGATATCGTCCAGGCCATTGCTCGGTTTGTCCACTACATCCACGAACGTCCGGAGGAAGTGCTGCAACGCTTAGGGTGTGCAGGATGAGAAGTTAACTCTTTATGTTGCATGTATATAGTAGACACAAGCAGATTTCCCGGTTCGCTGTGCCGAATCTAATCCCGGATTCCAGGCCTTCTTTGATCATCTGCCGAAGTTTCAATCCCTCATAGGTACGATAAAAACTGCGCACTCAACTAGGAGTGCCGCAAGCTGGGCTGCGTTTCAATCCCTCATAGGTACGATAAAAACGAGGTGTTGCGGTGAGCGTTGTTTTGCGGACGAGGCGTTTCAATCCCTCATAGGTACGATAAAAACGTGGAGCTTGGGGAGCTGGCGAACGAAGCAAGGTTCTTGTTTCAATCCCTCATAGGTACGATAAAAACGCCAAACCCTATCACCTGCTTTAGTGAAAGAGGCAATGTTTCAATCCCTCATAGGTACGATAAAAACAAGACGGATCCGCCGCCACTGTTGATATAGATGTTGTTTCAATCCCTCATAGGTACGATAAAAACCACTCCGCCCGACCGTCTCGGACGGAGGATAAAGGGTTTCAATCCCTCATAGGTACGATAAAAACATTGCGCGACGATGAAGCGTTTGTATTCGGTGAAGGTTTCAATCCCTCATAGGTACGATAAAAACCGAATACACTGCCGCCATAGCTGTCAATCCATACGGGTTTCAATCCCTCATAGGTACGATAAAAACAATTGCGCGACGATGAAGCGTTTGTATTCGGTGAAGGTTTCAATCCCTCATAGGTACGATAAAAACGTAGTATCTTTGTATTTGAGCGTCAAACATGTAGGTGTTTCAATCCCTCATAGGTACGATAAAAACGAACGGATATGTTTATATAACTGAACATGATGAGGTGTTTCAATCCCTCATAGGTACGATAAAAACCAATGTCAACGTCTACATATTCGGTATCAAATGTACGGTTTCAATCCCTCATAGGTACGATAAAAACCGACAAACTCATTGAATTGCTCAATGCAGAAACGTGGCGTTTCAATCCCTCATAGGTACGATAAAAACCCCAAAAAGTGTTGTCATATCAACCTTTTCCCTTCAACGTCATCATCAGAATAACACGTTTCGAAGATTCTGTCAATCAAGTCTATCCTTGATGGCTGTAGGGATCAGGCGATCAAAACCAATGTCGTCGACCCCCTGGGGTTTTTGCGTGATTGGAGGTCGACGACAAACGAAAGGCGGTTTGGTTATGAGCCGTTAAGCAGCTGTTGAATGACGTTGATTTTTTCTTTTTGCTTTTTGCTGGCGCTTTTTTCCCATTGGCCGATCCGTTGCCAATACGCAAGCAGCGCTTGAGCGGCCTGTTTGTTTTGTTGTTGGATGACTTGACTATATAGGATGTCTTTGCTGCGCTGCTGATCGGCTTGGCTGTCGGTGAGCTGCTCGATTTCAGCGACAAGCCGTTCTTCTGGGGAAAGCAGGGCAAGTTTTGCTTGCTCTTCTTCCTCGCGCTTCCGCTGTTCCAGCAATGCCTGCTCTTTTTTCCGCTGTTCAAGCCGCATCGTTTCTTTTCGGACAACGGGAAGAAATTCCGTTTCCGTCACATCCTCCACATCGATGAATCGGCCATAGCCCGATGATGTTTTCGATCCAATTCCCCATTCTGTCAGCGCCGCCTTCGTCCATGCCGCGGCTTCCTCCAGCAGACGCTTCGCCTCTTCATCGCTTTGTGCCGAGCGGTTTGCTGTCAAGTAGATCTCCACCTCAGCGGCCGTGACCGTCCAAAACGAAACAGGGACGGGCTTTTGGTCATCGGTCGCTGCCTTTTTCCCTTCGTAATACTCTTTCATATGCACAGCAAGGGCATCGCGGACGAGTTGCAGCCCATCGATGAGAAAAATATCGTGAAATTGAACCATGCCTTTCTTTTCTTGCGTTCCAAACACGTCCCTTCCGATCTTCTGTTCGGAAAGGCTTTTTTCTTCCCCTTGACCGTATGCTTCGATCCACCAGTGGCGGACAAGTCCTTTTACGCTCGAGGCGGGAATGTACGGCAGTCCGTATACGGGATGGATCGTCAATGAGGTCTCGCGGACATGGCCAGCACCAAGGCCATGGATGATTCGACCGGCAAGGCGTGCTTTGAGCTTTTTGACATGCCCGGTTTGCGCCCATGCAGCCATGGCGTGTTCACGCTGCGCCCGCAACTGTTCTCCCACTGCTTTGAGTTCTGGAAGGATCGGAACAGGCTTTAGTCGTTTGGATAACTCCCACACTCTTTTTTTATCGTTCCACTCATGTTCTAAAAAGTAATAGAGATGGTACGCCAAATGGGCCATGGACTTGCTGGCGGCCTGCATGACGTCCCGCGTGTCTTTTGGATGAAAAAGCATGCTCATTCCTCCTTACTCCGCCGTCCCGCCATCGTCCTTCGCCATCCCGTCGGCAAACTTGCGCATCCAATCAAGCAACGCGACCGCCTCCATCGTCCATAGCCGATATTCTGCACTCGATAAATGGACGATGACTTCCACCAACTCTTCATTCCCGCTTGGGAACTGGTCAGGAAACTGCTCTTTCATCCATTTTGCGAGCGTATGATAAATCACTTTATACTCGTTTTGTTTCTTTTTTTGGAAATAAAACGCCAATGTTTGCCCAAGGCCGTTCACTTGAATGAGAGACGGCATTTTTTTCACGTACGAACGATACGTTTCAAAATTCTCCCTTAACTGTTCTTTCGCCCGTTTGACCTCTTGGAACGCGAAAGCGGCGCGTCCATTCTCAATCCCAACCCGTTGCACCGTTTTTTTCATCTTTGTCTCCTCCATTTACAGCCAAATGGTTCTCATCATTCCACGTCCTAGCGTACTGTTTCCGCCCAATTGAAAGACAGACGGAAATTTCCCGCTTTTCACTAAATACTGTTCAATGTCGTTCGCGGTGGTCAGTCCATTGATTCCGTTGCCGCGCGCATGGCCAATATAAAGGAAGCTGTAAAAGAACGTCTCCGGCGGCACATTTTCTTCGTACCAAAGCGCCCCATTGTCCACCGTTCCCGTCTCGTGGGAAATGCGAATACGTGCATTGACTTCCGTCGATAGTTTGACAAAATCGACAAAATCATCGTCAGACAGCACGACAAGACGTTCTGGAAGACGGAGGCGGCTGTATTCGCCAATGAGAGTCGCTAACTGTTCGGCAAGCTGTTGGGCCTCTCGTGAAATCGTGACGTCGAACGTATATTCTTCAAGGACGATGCGTCCATTTACGGCCATCAACCGGTCACTGCTCACCGTATTTGGCGCTGGAACTGGAAGCGGTTGAAAAGCGTTCTCTTTGCTGATTGTTTCTTGGTGAATGCTCATTTCCTGATTCCAGCGTTCAAGTACGTGAGGGCATGTAATCCAAGCAAACACGCCGCGAAGCGATTTGACAGGGAACAATAGCACACGAGCGTCGCTCAATGCAATAGCGCTCGCCTGCGTGACACTTTCCTCCCCTCGGTCAGCTCCAAAAATAAGGTCGAGCTCCTTCTTTTCTTCCGGCAACGCTTGTACCATATGATACCGCACTGCTCCTTTGAGAGAGGAACTCTCAATCTTCGGGAAACCAGTATGTTTCTCACGCTGGATCGGCAAGTCGACAAGCCCAATTTCACTTCCACTTCCCGCGTGGACAGACGTAACCGCATGCAAAACAAACGGACGAACAATGGAATACATTACAACTCCTCCTCACTTTCACTGGCACTGGTTACAATCGCAAAGCCAAAACCTTCTTCGGCTCCTTCATCGGTCAGATGAATGCCGTCAAGGACCGAGAAAATAAGCGGCAGTTCCTCATCACGCTCCACCTTCACGTAAACGACAGAACCGGCCGGAACCATCCATTTCCGTGGTTTTGGGCGATGATGGACGATATCCCACCCACCGTACAGCTCTGGACGGCCAATGGCAGAAGCAAGCCATTCAACGGTTGCGCCATTCGGCCATCTCCAATGCACGCCGTCAAAGGTGGCAGGGCGGGAACCGTTTGAAAAAATGGCAGGGGACAAAAACACGACTTTCGCTAGTTTTGTCCGTTGAATCGTCTGTTCAAGGGTCTTCCTTTCGTCCACGCTCCATAAACGAAACTGCTCCGGCGTTTGCCGAATCGACCAAGGGCGGTTCTCACCGCCAATCCGCGCCCATTTCACGGCAGAAAAGTCCGGCTCATCACTGATGTAAGCAACCAGCGAGGCATCGCCTAAAAAGCGGCTTTTCTCCACCCGGTACAAAAATTTCTCGCGGGCGGTTCGTTTGCTGTCATCCAATTGAATGCCCACTTTCGCTTCGCGCACGATAAATGACGATAAGGATCGAAGCGAGGTGATCGGCTGACTAGCGAGTAACGCGCGTTTCCATTCATCGACAGAAACGTAGCGATGTTGCGAACTTTTTGTTTTCTCCCTCCGTGATGAGGCAAGCCGCCATCCTGGGGACGATGAAGCGGGTTTTCGATCCTTGACTAGCTCCAACGGATACGCTGTGAGCGACTCCCCTTCCTCAACGACTTGATAGTCAAGTGGGAGAGGCAAAAACAGCTGATCCCCATCCGCAAGCCCACAATAATGAAGGCGAAACGCCCCATGTTCGTTCGGCGTGCCCATCCATTGCTTCACATGTTCGTCTGCGCCTCTGGCAAAGTCCTCAAACGAACTGTGTGTGTAAATATACGCCGCCCGCAACGCCCCGTAAATCGTGTTCGGCCGCGGCGGAAACATGGGCTCCATGACGGTCGTTTCCCCTGCTTGTGTGGCATGATGATTTTTGAAAAAAAACGTATCGGTCGGCCTCAATGTCAGCTTGGTCATACGTCGCTCCCCTCGCTCCGTCTAAAAAAGGTCAACATCTTTAACAAATGCAAAAAATCATAGCCGCGTGGCACGGCATCATACAGCGCCATGAGCGCATCCGTATGGCTGCGCAAATCACGTTCCTTCCATTGATTCCCTTCTTTCACTGATCGCTTGAGCAGACGGCGAAGCTCAACGGCCAGCATGTCACGGTTTTCCCATTTCGGGCAGTCCTTTTCGTGCAACAACGGCGCAAACGCTTGGGTAAAGTGGAAAATAAAGTTCGGTGAGATTGAAGTCTTTAACAAGGCAACGAATTGTTCTAACCGGCTTGATGCCATTTTTCCTTTGATCATCCACGGAAGTATGGCTTCGGCAATCTCACCCGACCGAGTATGCACCGCCAGTGCCAAGGCGTCTTTTTGCTGATTCGTCTGTTCGTTACGGTACTGTTTCGCTTTTTGTTCGAGTGCTCTTGCCTCATTTAGCACATGCTGCAGCGGCGCTTTTTTATGGGCAATCACCAATCCGAACGAAGCCGTCGCCCCTTCCCCTAACCCTTGCTGTTCATCACTGAATGCCAAGCGAAGCAGCTCAGCGGCCTTTAACGCCTCATCGACCGGCAAAAAGGCGAGCACATCATCACCGCCTGCATAGACAAGCTCACCATGACATTGTTGTTCGACAATGCGAGGAACGACTTCTTTGGAAAAGCGAGCGAGCTTTTGACTCGTCCGGCTGTATTCTTCTTTCTGTTCTCCGGAAAACCATCTGCCCATGTTATCGCCATCCATCATAAGCACCGCGTAGTAATCGCCCGAACCGATGTCCAGCACAGATGGGAACGGCCGAAATGACGCTCCGAACAAGTCCGTGAAGTAATCACGGGCAACACGCTTCCCTAAACAAATGCCGCATAAAAACTCATTGTCTTTCACGCGGCCAACGCGCCGTTCATCTTCACCGTCTCCATCTCTTCCTTGAAACTTTCCAGCCCTTCTCTTCCACAAATTTGCCGTTTTCCTCTTGATTTCGCCGTAACGATCAAAATCGTCGATTTCTTCTAGACGCAGCGCCTCCCGTTCCTTGCAGACAGAACAAACAAGCCCTTGCTGGGGAACAGAGGCGTAATGTTTCTCATTTTTCAACGCGCCTAATCGGCGTTCAGCCCGTTCACGCACAGTTCGGAATGATGCGGATGGCTCATACGGTTCCGCCACCCAATAAACTTCCAAAAACGATTGCACTTGCTGCTCCACCATCGTTTCAAGCTGTTGCCGCTCATCGTCTGACAGATGCGGGAACATGCGTGAGACCGCTTGAAAACAGAAATCGAGAAACACATTGCGGACGTCTTGTTCGGTTTCCCGCAACCAACCGCAAACGTCAGTTTCTGTACCTTCCATAACCGCTGTTAGGCGGTTGGGGAGCGAAGCAACACGAAGTTCACGAAGCGAGAGCGTGCGCAGTTCCTCTTTTCCAACTAGCGGATAAATCATCTCACAGCCGGCACCATATTGGTAAAAGCGTTTCATCGCCTCTCTTACCAGATGCGACAAAATATAGCTTCCGCTCCAAAAATCTTCTGTTTTGCGGGCCGATGCAATAAACGACTGTACAGGTCCCACCGTAAAAAGAACAATATATCGATTCGTCATACCCTCACCCCAACGATTTCCAAAAACCGCTTCCGGTCTTGTTCGTAACGCGGCTCATTGTACCGCTGTTCATTCGTCCTCACTTCTGAGATGATCGGATAATACCGTCCGCCGATTTTCCTTACTGTGCACCATAATGGCGAAGCGAGCTTATCCCTTCCGTGCACAAAGCCGAGCGTTCCGTACCGATTGGCCTCATGGGACGCTTTTCCAAACCCCTTCAGCACTTCGCTCGCGCTATCTTTTCCTTCCCCGACCCAGACAGCGAATAATATCGGGTGGGGCGTCTTCACAGCTGCGGTTCGCGCTACGATGCAGCCGCGACTTGCGAAGGAAAACGCCGATGCCACCCCGAGATGGCTCAACACGGTATGTAAACTATTGGCGTATTCTTCAACAGTGTTCCACTCGTGTCCTGTCCACTGCACCGCCCCAAATCCGCGGCGCGATCGTTGTCCGATCCCGGCGAGATGAAGCATATACTGGAAATACCATTCATACATCTCCAACTTTGATTCATGCCGTTTCCGCACCGAAACCGTCACTGTCACTTCTTTTCCGGCTGAAAGGGCGGGCACAGTGAAGGAAGACGACTTGTGCGGCAAAATGTTTTCTTTTTTCGCTCCCTGCACCGTCTCTGACATCGATAGATGAACAGGAGACTGCTGCTTCATCACCCTCGTTCCACCAAACATGATTTCCTCTTCCCGAAGCAGGTCATTGACATTCGGCTGATCCTGGAGCGTACGCCAAAAATAGCGCCACACCCCCCGCAGCGACGGGAGGCGAAACTCGGCTTGGGCCCGCGGCTCAGCTCCATGAATGGCCGCTGGCGTCAACAATACAAGCTGATACGGCGATTCGACAACA
Proteins encoded in this region:
- the cmr1 gene encoding type III-B CRISPR module RAMP protein Cmr1; translation: MMERYESATATAVVESPYQLVLLTPAAIHGAEPRAQAEFRLPSLRGVWRYFWRTLQDQPNVNDLLREEEIMFGGTRVMKQQSPVHLSMSETVQGAKKENILPHKSSSFTVPALSAGKEVTVTVSVRKRHESKLEMYEWYFQYMLHLAGIGQRSRRGFGAVQWTGHEWNTVEEYANSLHTVLSHLGVASAFSFASRGCIVARTAAVKTPHPILFAVWVGEGKDSASEVLKGFGKASHEANRYGTLGFVHGRDKLASPLWCTVRKIGGRYYPIISEVRTNEQRYNEPRYEQDRKRFLEIVGVRV
- a CDS encoding type III-B CRISPR module-associated Cmr3 family protein; the encoded protein is MTKLTLRPTDTFFFKNHHATQAGETTVMEPMFPPRPNTIYGALRAAYIYTHSSFEDFARGADEHVKQWMGTPNEHGAFRLHYCGLADGDQLFLPLPLDYQVVEEGESLTAYPLELVKDRKPASSSPGWRLASSRREKTKSSQHRYVSVDEWKRALLASQPITSLRSLSSFIVREAKVGIQLDDSKRTAREKFLYRVEKSRFLGDASLVAYISDEPDFSAVKWARIGGENRPWSIRQTPEQFRLWSVDERKTLEQTIQRTKLAKVVFLSPAIFSNGSRPATFDGVHWRWPNGATVEWLASAIGRPELYGGWDIVHHRPKPRKWMVPAGSVVYVKVERDEELPLIFSVLDGIHLTDEGAEEGFGFAIVTSASESEEEL
- the cas10 gene encoding type III-B CRISPR-associated protein Cas10/Cmr2, whose amino-acid sequence is MTNRYIVLFTVGPVQSFIASARKTEDFWSGSYILSHLVREAMKRFYQYGAGCEMIYPLVGKEELRTLSLRELRVASLPNRLTAVMEGTETDVCGWLRETEQDVRNVFLDFCFQAVSRMFPHLSDDERQQLETMVEQQVQSFLEVYWVAEPYEPSASFRTVRERAERRLGALKNEKHYASVPQQGLVCSVCKEREALRLEEIDDFDRYGEIKRKTANLWKRRAGKFQGRDGDGEDERRVGRVKDNEFLCGICLGKRVARDYFTDLFGASFRPFPSVLDIGSGDYYAVLMMDGDNMGRWFSGEQKEEYSRTSQKLARFSKEVVPRIVEQQCHGELVYAGGDDVLAFLPVDEALKAAELLRLAFSDEQQGLGEGATASFGLVIAHKKAPLQHVLNEARALEQKAKQYRNEQTNQQKDALALAVHTRSGEIAEAILPWMIKGKMASSRLEQFVALLKTSISPNFIFHFTQAFAPLLHEKDCPKWENRDMLAVELRRLLKRSVKEGNQWKERDLRSHTDALMALYDAVPRGYDFLHLLKMLTFFRRSEGSDV